A genomic segment from Oscillospiraceae bacterium encodes:
- a CDS encoding rubrerythrin family protein: MANIKGSRTEANLMAAFAGESQARNKYTYYASQAKKDGYVQISKIFEETAKNEMEHAKIWFKLLHNGAVPKTPENLEDAAGGEHYEWTEMYAQFAKEAKEEGFNDIAALFESVAKIEKEHEERYRKLIANVKEGIVFSRDGEKIWLCSNCGHIHVGKDAPQVCPVCAHPQAYFEIKAENY; encoded by the coding sequence ATGGCAAATATAAAAGGCTCAAGAACAGAAGCTAACTTAATGGCGGCTTTTGCAGGTGAATCACAGGCGAGAAACAAGTACACTTACTATGCTTCTCAGGCTAAAAAGGACGGCTACGTTCAGATAAGCAAAATTTTTGAAGAAACAGCTAAAAATGAAATGGAGCACGCAAAAATCTGGTTTAAGCTTCTTCACAACGGCGCAGTTCCCAAGACTCCCGAAAACTTAGAGGATGCTGCAGGCGGCGAGCACTATGAGTGGACCGAGATGTATGCTCAGTTTGCAAAGGAAGCAAAAGAGGAAGGCTTCAATGATATAGCGGCACTTTTTGAAAGTGTTGCAAAAATCGAAAAAGAGCATGAGGAGAGATACAGAAAGCTTATTGCCAACGTTAAGGAAGGCATCGTATTCTCAAGAGACGGCGAAAAAATCTGGCTCTGCTCCAACTGCGGACACATTCACGTTGGAAAGGATGCTCCTCAGGTTTGCCCCGTATGCGCTCATCCTCAGGCATACTTCGAAATCAAAGCAGAAAACTATTAA